A stretch of Chitinophaga caeni DNA encodes these proteins:
- a CDS encoding T9SS type A sorting domain-containing protein: protein MKKLITIIFFILACNYAYCQLNTYIPPNGKIWIFKGKPVSIYGSIINEGTIGSNPDAELNFFGKSWKNAITAKLIDESEDGYTGKGGIFRFSGNNPVNGNLGAQTVYCGFSVSANKGISFPNLAIDNKLGLILDDLSDLKVRNNLHFSNGFIFLNGWNLVVGDKQPGTITGYNDKAFVVTGTNIAGGFLYREAISRTSGKVVFPIGTSISNYSPAAIEYKSDTPDDFKARVFDSVYSQAIDGVINKLEYANKTWNIGHLNESSAEVVLYLQHMDKDEGANYAAFRSLSFISRYTDTSWDYISALQFNPITGNLTTGGPLTSSTLHQRLFNEGLDINEYFTKSSFIAGPYSPAIFMYFNAYRNSPYLARLEWATSRELNNDHFEIERRYDKDTAFTTVGSVLSSSINGNSEIFRQYMYDDPNDYEGWTYYRIKSVSKNDRVSYTETRAVPPFLRVEVWPNPNYGQFTVRIKGENSSMIMRIVNVLGQTVRTYDITGETNIQVNDIARGMYVLAFYDKNSGKLIRTHKIVVIDRY, encoded by the coding sequence ATGAAAAAACTTATAACCATAATTTTCTTCATACTTGCATGTAATTATGCTTACTGCCAATTGAATACCTATATCCCCCCGAATGGAAAAATTTGGATTTTCAAAGGGAAGCCGGTTTCAATTTACGGAAGCATCATTAATGAAGGTACGATCGGCTCAAACCCTGATGCCGAGTTGAACTTCTTCGGCAAGTCTTGGAAAAACGCGATCACGGCAAAATTGATCGATGAAAGTGAGGATGGTTATACTGGCAAAGGTGGTATTTTCAGGTTTTCCGGAAATAACCCCGTCAATGGTAACTTGGGCGCCCAAACTGTTTACTGCGGCTTCAGTGTGAGCGCGAACAAGGGTATCAGCTTTCCTAACCTTGCCATTGATAATAAATTAGGGCTTATCTTGGATGATCTCAGTGATCTCAAAGTCAGAAATAATTTGCACTTCAGTAATGGATTCATATTCCTGAACGGTTGGAACCTGGTAGTGGGTGATAAACAACCCGGAACTATTACGGGCTATAACGATAAGGCTTTCGTAGTAACGGGAACCAATATTGCCGGCGGATTCTTATACCGTGAAGCAATCTCTAGGACTAGCGGCAAGGTTGTTTTCCCTATCGGTACTTCTATTAGCAATTATTCACCTGCTGCTATCGAATATAAAAGTGATACCCCTGACGATTTTAAAGCCCGTGTATTTGACAGCGTTTATAGCCAGGCAATTGACGGTGTGATCAATAAATTGGAATATGCTAATAAAACTTGGAATATCGGGCATCTGAACGAGTCCAGCGCCGAAGTAGTCCTTTATTTACAACACATGGATAAAGATGAAGGCGCTAACTATGCTGCCTTCAGGTCCCTGAGTTTTATTAGCCGTTATACAGATACATCTTGGGACTATATCAGCGCTTTACAATTTAACCCGATAACCGGCAACCTGACAACGGGAGGACCGCTCACTAGTTCAACTTTACACCAAAGATTATTTAATGAAGGTTTAGATATCAACGAATATTTCACTAAGTCTTCGTTTATCGCGGGACCTTACTCGCCGGCCATATTCATGTATTTCAATGCATACAGGAATTCGCCTTACCTCGCCAGGTTGGAATGGGCTACTTCCCGCGAGTTAAATAATGACCATTTCGAAATCGAACGGCGCTACGATAAAGATACTGCCTTTACAACGGTCGGCTCCGTACTGTCGTCCTCGATTAACGGTAACAGCGAGATTTTCCGTCAATACATGTACGATGATCCGAATGATTACGAGGGCTGGACGTATTACCGGATTAAATCGGTATCGAAGAACGACCGGGTCTCTTACACGGAAACCAGGGCTGTTCCGCCATTCCTCAGGGTAGAAGTTTGGCCAAACCCGAACTACGGCCAGTTTACTGTTAGGATCAAGGGTGAAAACTCTAGCATGATTATGAGGATTGTGAACGTATTAGGACAAACGGTTCGGACTTACGACATCACCGGCGAAACGAATATCCAGGTGAATGATATCGCGAGAGGCATGTACGTCTTAGCATTCTACGATAAGAACTCGGGCAAATTGATCCGCACGCATAAGATCGTGGTAATAGACAGGTATTAA